The proteins below come from a single Treponema phagedenis genomic window:
- a CDS encoding ABC transporter ATP-binding protein → MNTYKKLLKYTPEKMHCAYISIFFSAVSVFLQIAAYWFLWKFLHALIVEKKIQDGKFYAITIVALLIANLLIGFFAVWASHILGFRLETNLRKAATDHLMKASFAFFDMNPSGKIRKLIDDNAAETHMIVAHLIPDNVAALLTPILMFILVFMVDVQLGILLLIVALIGGLQMKLMMGDKSFMEQYMLALERLNAEAVEYVRGMQVVKIFRGTVESFKAFYEAITAYAKLALNYSNSCRTPYVSFQVLFNLFTLFTVPVAIVYINRGAGIELILAKIIFYVCFAGILFASFMRVMYVGMYNFQAAQVVDKLENLFTEMQKDNLTHGTVEKFDNFDIEFKNVSFAYGEENVLNNVSFKLEGKKNYALVGSSGGGKSTIAKLISGFYKINDGAIFIGGKNISEYSQKALMENIAFVFQNAKLFKTSIFENVKMGNKNASDAEVMEALKQARCDDILDKFKEREHTVIGSQGVHLSGGETQRIAIARAILKNANIIILDEASAAADPENEYEIQQAFSNLMKDKTVIMIAHRLSSIRNVDEILVVDEGSIVERGSDAELMAQDTRYKKLQNLFLEANNWRVYDN, encoded by the coding sequence ATGAATACATACAAAAAATTATTAAAGTATACGCCGGAAAAAATGCACTGTGCGTATATCTCGATATTTTTTTCCGCTGTGTCTGTTTTTTTGCAGATTGCAGCCTATTGGTTTTTATGGAAGTTTTTACACGCACTGATTGTAGAAAAAAAAATTCAGGACGGTAAATTCTATGCGATTACGATTGTCGCCTTACTTATTGCAAATTTGCTCATCGGTTTTTTTGCAGTCTGGGCATCCCACATTTTGGGCTTTAGGCTTGAAACAAATTTACGCAAGGCGGCAACCGATCATTTAATGAAGGCGTCGTTTGCATTTTTTGATATGAACCCATCGGGAAAAATCAGAAAACTCATTGATGACAATGCGGCGGAAACCCACATGATTGTCGCTCATCTCATACCGGACAATGTTGCGGCCCTTCTCACGCCAATACTCATGTTTATCCTGGTATTCATGGTAGATGTGCAGCTCGGTATATTGCTTTTGATTGTAGCTCTTATCGGCGGTCTACAAATGAAACTTATGATGGGCGACAAGAGTTTTATGGAACAATACATGCTTGCCCTCGAACGATTAAATGCCGAAGCAGTTGAATACGTACGCGGTATGCAGGTTGTAAAAATATTCCGCGGCACGGTTGAATCATTTAAAGCGTTTTATGAAGCAATTACAGCGTATGCAAAACTTGCACTTAATTACTCAAACAGTTGCAGAACGCCCTATGTTTCTTTTCAAGTACTCTTCAATTTATTCACCCTATTTACCGTGCCCGTTGCCATTGTTTACATTAACAGGGGTGCAGGTATCGAACTCATTTTAGCAAAAATTATTTTTTACGTATGCTTTGCCGGAATCTTATTCGCTTCGTTTATGCGCGTTATGTATGTAGGCATGTATAATTTTCAAGCTGCACAAGTTGTGGACAAGCTTGAAAATCTTTTTACCGAAATGCAAAAAGATAATTTAACACACGGCACTGTTGAAAAGTTTGATAACTTTGATATTGAATTTAAAAACGTTTCCTTTGCATACGGTGAGGAAAATGTGTTAAATAACGTAAGTTTTAAACTCGAAGGCAAAAAAAACTATGCCCTTGTCGGCTCATCAGGCGGAGGTAAATCGACAATTGCAAAATTGATTTCGGGCTTTTATAAAATCAATGACGGAGCAATTTTTATCGGCGGAAAAAACATTAGCGAGTATTCTCAAAAAGCTTTGATGGAAAATATCGCTTTTGTTTTTCAAAATGCAAAACTCTTTAAAACAAGCATTTTTGAAAACGTTAAAATGGGAAACAAAAACGCAAGCGATGCGGAAGTGATGGAAGCTTTAAAACAAGCTCGTTGCGATGACATCTTGGATAAATTTAAAGAGCGAGAGCATACTGTCATAGGATCGCAAGGCGTACATCTTTCAGGTGGCGAAACGCAACGCATTGCAATTGCGCGCGCTATTTTAAAAAATGCAAACATTATTATTTTAGATGAAGCTTCGGCCGCTGCCGACCCCGAAAACGAATACGAAATTCAACAAGCATTTTCAAATTTAATGAAAGATAAAACAGTTATTATGATTGCACATCGCTTAAGCTCAATACGCAATGTTGATGAAATTCTTGTCGTAGATGAAGGCAGTATCGTAGAGCGCGGAAGCGATGCAGAACTTATGGCTCAAGACACTAGATATAAAAAACTGCAAAACTTATTTTTAGAAGCAAACAACTGGAGGGTTTATGATAACTAA
- a CDS encoding ABC transporter ATP-binding protein gives MITKMQKLFGVTETGARGCIRAALMSTLANIAFIAPVFLIMFFVQSLLEGQMHSPYFYIAGILIIGLIMSIIIFINYNTLYTETYKESAALRIEIANTLKNLPLSYFSKHDVSDLSQTVMADVAAIEHGLSHAIPQTIGLTLFLIIMGIMMISFHPALGLCVFAPIIISIILMLLSKKIQVSGTTKHYHSMRERSEDFQEAIELQQEIKSYGRTEETAANLYKIAEETEKIHIKAEFMQAAPLNVALLILRFTIGLTAFFGLQFYLAGTVSLLYLIGYIIAAARITDVVSGIEASIAELMYLDSRIKRINELRYEPVQEGESANLLSFNIEFKDVEFSYNKDAKVIDGISFTAEQNKVTALVGPSGCGKTTVLRLASRLYDYDKGHIFIDGKEINKIDTDSLFDKISIVFQDVLLFNASVMENIRIGNKNASDDEVKEAARLANCTEFIEALPEGYNTAIGENGSKLSGGERQRLSIARAFLKNAPIIILDEISASLDVENEMKIQESLNTLIKDKTVIIISHRLKSIEKADKIIVMNEGKIEAEGTHAELLKTSALYRAMIEKSGLTEAYSY, from the coding sequence ATGATAACTAAAATGCAAAAACTTTTCGGCGTAACCGAAACGGGAGCGCGCGGCTGTATTAGAGCAGCTCTTATGTCGACTCTGGCGAACATTGCATTTATTGCACCCGTTTTTTTAATTATGTTTTTTGTGCAAAGTTTATTGGAAGGGCAAATGCACAGCCCATACTTTTATATTGCAGGCATCCTTATCATCGGGCTTATTATGAGCATTATTATTTTTATAAACTACAACACACTCTATACCGAAACGTATAAAGAAAGTGCGGCACTGCGAATTGAAATTGCAAACACTTTAAAAAACCTGCCGCTTTCGTATTTTTCAAAACACGACGTTTCGGATTTATCGCAAACAGTTATGGCGGATGTTGCGGCAATTGAACATGGGCTAAGTCATGCAATTCCGCAAACAATAGGGCTTACACTATTCCTTATTATTATGGGAATTATGATGATAAGCTTTCATCCCGCTTTGGGTTTATGCGTTTTTGCGCCTATCATTATCAGCATTATATTAATGTTGCTTTCAAAAAAGATACAAGTTTCAGGTACAACAAAGCACTACCATTCAATGCGGGAGCGCTCGGAAGATTTTCAGGAAGCAATTGAGCTTCAGCAAGAAATAAAAAGCTACGGACGCACGGAAGAAACCGCTGCAAATTTATACAAGATTGCAGAAGAAACTGAAAAGATTCACATTAAAGCTGAGTTTATGCAGGCAGCACCTTTGAATGTGGCGCTTTTAATTTTACGCTTTACAATCGGGCTCACCGCATTTTTCGGCTTACAATTTTATTTAGCAGGCACCGTCTCTCTTTTATACTTAATCGGATACATTATCGCCGCCGCGCGAATTACCGATGTGGTTTCAGGAATTGAAGCAAGCATTGCGGAACTCATGTATTTGGATTCCCGCATTAAACGCATAAACGAGCTTCGCTATGAACCCGTGCAAGAAGGTGAAAGCGCAAACCTTTTGTCATTCAATATTGAATTCAAGGATGTTGAATTTTCATACAATAAGGATGCCAAAGTAATTGACGGCATTTCTTTTACGGCAGAGCAAAACAAAGTTACCGCCCTTGTCGGTCCTTCGGGTTGTGGTAAGACTACCGTGTTGAGGCTTGCATCGCGGCTCTACGATTACGATAAGGGGCATATTTTCATTGACGGAAAAGAAATAAATAAAATCGACACCGACAGTCTCTTCGATAAAATTTCAATTGTATTCCAAGATGTTCTGCTCTTTAATGCATCGGTGATGGAAAACATTAGAATCGGAAATAAAAATGCAAGCGACGATGAAGTAAAAGAAGCAGCCCGCCTTGCAAACTGCACCGAATTTATTGAAGCCCTTCCCGAAGGCTACAACACCGCCATTGGCGAAAACGGCAGCAAGCTTTCCGGCGGAGAGCGCCAACGTCTTTCCATCGCCCGCGCCTTTTTAAAAAACGCACCGATAATTATCCTTGACGAAATAAGCGCGTCGCTCGACGTTGAAAACGAAATGAAAATTCAGGAAAGCCTTAACACCTTGATAAAAGACAAAACTGTCATCATCATTTCGCACCGACTCAAGTCAATCGAAAAAGCGGATAAAATCATCGTCATGAACGAAGGCAAAATCGAAGCCGAAGGCACCCACGCTGAACTCCTTAAAACCTCGGCACTCTACCGCGCCATGATTGAAAAATCCGGTTTAACGGAAGCGTATAGCTATTAG
- a CDS encoding TetR/AcrR family transcriptional regulator produces MKKNIVVTADELNTKAKILFVAKGEFLKKGFSGTSVRAIAEKAELTTGALYNLFKNKDSIFTALVEKAFEDFLRILAHHAEPEYDMKTTNLAVIRAESNKRFLKFVDFFYDNWDTMKLLVCHSKGSSYEHIFDKAIDYMEKQTVEWLKRDNIRVSKRQRFFIHVMVSSHMENLKEIFQHDLKKQEAAQYAIDISDYHCAGWKQYWELQEEE; encoded by the coding sequence ATGAAAAAAAATATTGTCGTTACTGCAGATGAGCTGAACACAAAAGCAAAAATTCTTTTTGTGGCAAAAGGGGAGTTTTTAAAAAAAGGTTTTTCGGGAACGAGTGTGCGAGCGATTGCGGAAAAAGCAGAGCTGACAACCGGAGCACTGTATAACCTTTTTAAAAACAAGGACAGTATTTTTACAGCTCTTGTTGAAAAAGCTTTTGAAGATTTTCTCCGCATTTTAGCACATCACGCTGAACCGGAGTATGATATGAAAACCACAAACCTTGCTGTTATACGGGCGGAGTCAAATAAAAGGTTTTTGAAGTTTGTAGATTTTTTTTATGATAATTGGGATACGATGAAGCTTTTAGTTTGCCATTCAAAGGGAAGTTCGTATGAGCATATTTTTGATAAGGCTATTGACTATATGGAAAAGCAAACCGTCGAGTGGCTTAAAAGAGATAATATCCGCGTTTCAAAACGACAGCGTTTTTTTATTCATGTTATGGTTTCTTCGCACATGGAAAACTTAAAAGAAATTTTTCAGCATGATTTAAAAAAACAGGAAGCCGCTCAGTATGCAATAGATATCAGCGATTACCATTGTGCAGGCTGGAAACAATATTGGGAATTACAAGAGGAAGAATAA
- a CDS encoding alpha-mannosidase, which translates to MYETQRAERIRDQLKKLTVSDEQRVKEWKQKDGFFLNPEEAQKDKGAWKNFNSDKDRWGKKDLHAWFSTELEVPKLKTGERAVLEVRTDKDGWDAINPQMLVFINGAVAQGCDTNHRRVVLPSSAKGKIKLDIQAYGQREPADLQLAVSLFIEDLRIYNLYCDFHTAIESAKTLSDSEYNEILWHDILTQAVNMLDLREPLSKDFYTSVEKTSEYFKKTLYKVERSNAGRKKNIRAACIGHTHIDIAWWWTVAQTREKAIRSFATVLKLMDEYPDYLFMSSQPFLYDAVKKRYPEVFERIKKQIKNKRWEPEGGMWVEADCNLPSGESFVRQFIHGKKFFKEEFGVDNKILWLPDVFGYSASLPQICKKCGIDYFMTTKITWSQINKLPYDTFNWKGIDGTELFTHFVTGIDYESQKEGHFTTYNGFLDPSTTRGAWERYQHKDINQDVLISYGHGDGGGGPTHEMLEHGKRLVNDLPGLPQLHQSFVGEYFDDLYKRVKNNKKLPLWAGELYLEYHRGTYTSMARNKRGNRKSEHLLQSLEFFASWAKTLGGSYPQTEIYDNWTTVLTNQFHDILPGSSIKEVYDVTKEEYEQIEKDCTALLQTALEFIADKIGGKGVRVFNTLSFERNDVIEIPAKLFSAKLPCNEEGVPLVHQKAANGSILIQPSIPARGSVLITVGGENTATSAKQANPFKITEKGIETKLYNIKLSKEGQITSFYDRKGHREVLPPKARANVFRLYEDKPIDYDNWDIEIYYREKSWELSNCTKALWTEKGPVRATYHVEYEISNCIIKQDIHFYANSLRVDFDTWVDWKIHQHLLKVEFPVDINTLTATCDIQFGNVQRPVHTNTSWDVARFEFCAHKWIDLSEGNYGASLLNDCKYGHSVHKGKMELTLIKSGILPNPDTDIEEHRFVYSFFPHTGQVQAAKTHEQAYMLNIPAYICKTDSATGKASANFIPMKADGVICETTKLSEKGDSFVLRAYEYKNSRGSLTLSIPKTFGKAFEADMLEKPGKAIPIRNDKIKLSFKPFEVKTILLKK; encoded by the coding sequence ATGTACGAAACGCAACGAGCGGAGCGGATTCGCGATCAGCTGAAAAAGCTGACAGTATCCGATGAACAGAGGGTTAAAGAGTGGAAGCAGAAGGACGGTTTTTTTCTGAATCCGGAGGAAGCGCAGAAGGATAAGGGCGCATGGAAAAATTTTAATTCAGATAAAGACCGCTGGGGAAAAAAGGATTTACATGCTTGGTTTAGCACCGAGCTTGAAGTGCCAAAACTCAAAACCGGCGAGCGGGCAGTGCTTGAGGTGCGCACCGACAAAGACGGATGGGATGCTATCAATCCGCAGATGCTGGTGTTTATAAACGGTGCGGTTGCGCAGGGCTGCGATACAAATCATAGACGAGTGGTGTTGCCTTCTTCCGCAAAGGGGAAGATTAAGCTTGATATTCAGGCTTACGGACAGCGCGAGCCTGCCGATTTACAGCTGGCGGTTTCTCTTTTTATTGAAGACTTACGCATTTATAATTTATACTGTGATTTTCATACGGCGATTGAATCGGCAAAAACTCTGTCCGACTCCGAGTATAACGAAATTCTTTGGCATGATATTTTGACGCAGGCGGTAAATATGCTTGATTTACGGGAGCCGCTTTCCAAAGATTTTTATACGAGCGTTGAAAAAACAAGCGAGTATTTTAAAAAGACTTTGTATAAGGTTGAGCGCAGCAATGCCGGCAGAAAAAAGAATATTCGCGCCGCCTGTATCGGACATACGCATATTGATATTGCCTGGTGGTGGACGGTTGCGCAAACGCGGGAAAAGGCTATCCGCTCTTTTGCCACCGTGTTGAAGTTAATGGACGAGTATCCTGACTATTTGTTTATGTCGAGCCAGCCTTTTTTGTACGATGCGGTGAAAAAGCGGTATCCCGAAGTATTCGAGCGCATTAAAAAGCAGATTAAGAATAAACGGTGGGAACCCGAAGGCGGTATGTGGGTGGAAGCCGATTGTAATTTGCCGTCAGGCGAATCTTTTGTGCGCCAGTTTATCCACGGAAAGAAGTTTTTCAAAGAAGAGTTCGGCGTTGACAATAAGATTTTGTGGCTGCCGGATGTGTTCGGGTATTCAGCCTCACTGCCGCAGATCTGTAAAAAATGCGGTATCGATTATTTTATGACTACCAAAATAACATGGAGCCAAATCAATAAGTTGCCCTACGATACCTTTAATTGGAAGGGAATTGACGGCACCGAATTGTTTACGCATTTTGTTACCGGCATTGATTACGAGTCTCAAAAAGAGGGACACTTTACCACCTATAATGGTTTTCTCGATCCGTCAACGACGCGCGGTGCTTGGGAGCGGTATCAGCATAAAGATATAAATCAGGATGTGCTTATCTCGTATGGGCACGGAGACGGTGGCGGCGGCCCCACGCATGAGATGCTTGAGCACGGAAAACGGTTGGTAAATGACTTACCCGGCTTGCCGCAACTGCACCAAAGTTTTGTAGGAGAGTATTTTGACGATCTGTATAAGCGAGTGAAAAACAACAAAAAGCTGCCGCTTTGGGCGGGCGAGCTCTACCTTGAGTATCACCGCGGAACGTATACGTCAATGGCGCGAAATAAACGCGGAAACAGAAAAAGCGAGCACCTTTTGCAAAGCTTGGAGTTTTTTGCCTCGTGGGCAAAAACTTTGGGCGGCAGTTACCCGCAAACGGAAATTTACGATAATTGGACAACCGTGCTTACCAATCAATTCCATGACATTTTGCCCGGCTCTTCAATCAAAGAAGTTTACGATGTTACCAAAGAAGAGTATGAGCAAATCGAAAAAGATTGCACAGCGCTTTTGCAAACCGCTTTAGAATTTATTGCGGATAAAATCGGCGGCAAAGGTGTACGCGTTTTTAACACACTCTCGTTTGAACGCAATGATGTTATCGAAATTCCCGCAAAGCTCTTCAGCGCAAAACTTCCTTGCAACGAAGAGGGAGTTCCGCTTGTACACCAAAAAGCGGCAAACGGCAGTATCCTGATTCAGCCGAGCATTCCCGCACGCGGTTCCGTACTGATTACCGTCGGCGGTGAAAATACGGCAACCTCCGCAAAACAGGCAAATCCGTTTAAGATCACCGAAAAAGGAATCGAAACAAAACTGTATAATATTAAGCTTTCCAAAGAAGGACAGATTACCTCGTTTTATGACAGGAAAGGACATCGGGAAGTTTTGCCGCCTAAGGCACGGGCAAATGTGTTCAGGCTCTACGAAGACAAACCCATCGATTATGATAACTGGGATATAGAAATTTATTATCGTGAAAAATCTTGGGAGCTTAGCAATTGCACCAAAGCATTGTGGACGGAAAAAGGTCCGGTGCGCGCAACCTATCACGTTGAGTATGAGATTTCAAACTGTATTATCAAGCAGGATATTCACTTTTATGCGAACAGCCTTCGGGTTGATTTTGACACCTGGGTTGACTGGAAGATTCACCAGCACTTATTAAAGGTTGAATTCCCAGTTGATATAAATACGCTGACGGCAACCTGCGATATACAGTTCGGCAATGTGCAGCGTCCGGTGCATACCAACACGTCGTGGGATGTGGCGCGGTTTGAATTCTGTGCGCATAAATGGATTGACCTTTCCGAAGGAAATTACGGCGCAAGCTTGCTGAACGATTGCAAATACGGACATTCGGTGCATAAGGGCAAAATGGAGCTGACACTCATTAAATCGGGTATTCTTCCCAATCCCGACACGGACATTGAAGAGCACCGCTTTGTGTACTCCTTCTTCCCGCATACGGGACAGGTGCAAGCGGCAAAAACGCATGAGCAGGCCTACATGCTGAACATTCCCGCCTACATATGCAAAACCGACTCAGCGACGGGCAAAGCTTCGGCAAACTTTATCCCGATGAAGGCGGACGGCGTTATCTGCGAAACAACCAAGCTCTCCGAAAAAGGTGATTCCTTTGTGCTGCGCGCTTACGAATATAAAAACAGCCGCGGATCCCTGACCTTGAGCATTCCGAAAACATTCGGCAAAGCCTTTGAGGCGGACATGCTCGAAAAACCCGGCAAAGCAATCCCTATCCGCAACGATAAAATCAAACTGAGCTTCAAACCCTTTGAAGTAAAAACAATTTTATTAAAAAAATAA
- a CDS encoding ORF6N domain-containing protein: MDKNKKAKIKTDNTLARVKESTKKSEQQILLVNTSTIRSKIYIIRGEKVMLDYELAEIYGYETKNFNRQVKNNIDKFDGDDFMFQLTKEEIEILRCKNCTSSLSENAKNFTEKFNIENTDLKSKNSSSSWGGKRYLPYAFTEQGIYHKVIDKLRLNPALNLV, encoded by the coding sequence ATGGATAAAAATAAAAAAGCAAAAATAAAAACTGATAATACTTTAGCAAGAGTAAAAGAATCAACAAAAAAATCGGAACAGCAAATATTGCTTGTAAACACGAGCACAATCCGCAGTAAAATTTATATAATCAGAGGAGAAAAAGTAATGCTTGATTATGAATTGGCGGAAATATATGGTTATGAAACCAAAAATTTTAATCGACAGGTTAAAAATAATATTGATAAATTTGACGGTGATGATTTTATGTTTCAGCTTACCAAAGAAGAAATTGAAATCTTGAGGTGCAAAAATTGCACCTCAAGTTTAAGTGAGAACGCTAAAAACTTCACAGAAAAATTTAACATTGAAAACACCGACTTAAAGTCAAAAAACTCGTCCTCAAGTTGGGGCGGTAAACGTTATCTTCCGTATGCGTTTACCGAACAGGGAATTTATCATAAAGTAATCGATAAACTCCGGTTAAACCCTGCCTTAAACCTAGTCTAA